The following are encoded together in the Ovis canadensis isolate MfBH-ARS-UI-01 breed Bighorn chromosome 2, ARS-UI_OviCan_v2, whole genome shotgun sequence genome:
- the LOC138434661 gene encoding EP300-interacting inhibitor of differentiation 1-like produces the protein MSEMNELSELYEESNDLQMDVIPGESDLPHMEVGGGSRELSPNPSRAGAPPQLEEEGPMEEEATQPMEEPQGPRGLASRPSRGEQPGQIAGPDFESEDEGEEFDDWEDDYDYPEEEPLSGAGYRVSAALEEANKMFLRTSRAREAALDGGFQMHYEKTPFDQLAFIEELFSLMVVNRLTEELGCDEIIDRE, from the coding sequence ATGTCTGAAATGAACGAGCTGTCCGAGCTCTATGAGGAGAGCAACGATCTGCAGATGGATGTGATTCCTGGTGAGAGTGACCTTCCGCATATGGAGGTAGGCGGCGGGAGCCGGGAGCTATCCCCGAACCCCTCCCGCGCCGGGGCCCCGCCACAACTGGAGGAGGAAGGCCCAATGGAGGAGGAGGCGACCCAGCCAATGGAGGAGCCACAGGGGCCCCGAGGCCTCGCTAGCCGGCCCAGCCGTGGGGAGCAGCCAGGCCAGATCGCGGGCCCTGATTTCGAGAGCGAGGACGAGGGCGAGGAATTCGATGACTGGGAGGACGACTATGACTATCCTGAAGAGGAGCCGCTCAGTGGTGCGGGCTACAGAGTTTCAGCGGCCCTTGAAGAAGCCAACAAGATGTTTCTGAGAACCTCCAGAGCCAGAGAAGCAGCTCTTGATGGCGGGTTTCAGATGCATTATGAGAAGACCCCGTTTGATCAATTGGCTTTTATCGAAGAGCTTTTTTCACTTATGGTTGTCAATCGTCTGACCGAAGAACTCGGCTGTGATGAGATCATTGACAGAGAGTAG